DNA from uncultured Cohaesibacter sp.:
GAGAGATGGGGATGGTTGATGGGAGTTCCTTGCAAGAAATGCTCATCAGGTTGGGCTGATGCAGCATGGGTCAGGGCCGCAAAGCAGGCGAGCATGCTGTGCTTTGCGGCCTTTCTCTTTTCTCCTCCTGCAGACGCGCGTGTCCGGGTGTCCAACCGTACCGAAGTGCGTGACTATCGCGTTCATGGCGAAACTGCTGGCGAGCTTGTTTCCTACATGAAGCGACGCCCGTTTCGAGGCGACTATGGTCCCGCCATGGCCAACATCCGACCCCGCTACACATTGCGCACAGCCACCAGCAAGACGGCAAGGGGATGCAGAATATCCGAACTCTCGCTCGATATCCGCTTTATCATGACGCTGCCCAAGGCGATTGACAGCCATCGGCACTCGAGCAGCACCCGGCAGGCGTGGCGCGGGTTCAGGGCCTTTGCGAAGCGTCATGAAGAGGGGCACAGAAAGATCTATCTGAGTTGCGCCCGACGCTATGCTTCCAAGGTTCTGCTGCTTCCGCCGACGCTATCTTGCAGTTCTATAGAGAGACAGGCGCGGCGCATGTTGCGTGAGCAGGAGAAGGCTTGCGACATCCAGCATCATGCCTTTGACCGTCGAGAATTTCGCCGTGTGCCGTCCCTGTCACTTTTCCGGCAGGCCCGACAGGAGCGGGGACGCCTCTATCAACGAGCGTCCCAACGCAGACTTGCCGAGCGCAAGCAGCAAGGATTCGGCAGAAAAGCCTCATGGTTCCCGGTCCGCAAGTGATCCGGCCAATCCACAGGGTCAAACCATCGTTCTCATGCGCCACCCGGTTTTTGTTGTTAACCTGACAAGGCAATCTTTTTTGCTTTGTATTCGGGTAACCAAGACCGTTAGTATGACGCCGACATTCTGGCGAGTGGATAAGAACAGCTGACGGAGCAATCCGCCATGCAGGAATGGCCAGTTCAATCGTGAAGAGCGCCGGTCCGGGCGCCATCTGATCCGGAATTGGGGGGCGGTTCTATGCCCACGGCAAGAACCGCAGGATCAGGACATAAGTGAGTTCAAGAAGGAAAAGGTACGGAAAATGAAGCCGACCACGCGGATTCGAATCCTGTGGGCCATACTGGCCTTTCTGGCTATTGCCGTGGGACTCGCCGCCGCCTCGCCCTACTTGATCAACACCCGTGTCGCCAAGAAAGAGATTTCCAAACAGATCTCCGATTGGGTCGGCCTGCCGGTCAGGGTCCGGGGCGAAACGGTGATGACCGTCTTTCCCTATCTGACCGTGAAACTCAAGCAGGTGGAAGTCCAGTCGAGCCTCGGGCCCGGCGAACCGCCGCTTGTTTCCATGGACACTCTCCGGGCCGAGATGTACTGGCTGCCGCTTCTGTTCGGCAATTTCGAAGTTCGGCGGTTCAATCTCGACAAACCGATATTTGAATTTGCGCGCAACAAGGATGGCAAAAGCTCTTGGGATATGACGGGTGGCTCCATCGTTGCCCCAGCATCGGATAGCGGTCGTCTGACGCTTGCCGAAAATATCACGCTCGGCAGTTTCCGCATTGCCGGTGGCAAGCTTCACTTCCGTGACGAGGCATCCGACCGGGATGAGAGCCTGAGCGACATAGCCCTGACGTTCGAGTGGCCGAGCACCGAGGAACGCGCCACTGTTAAGGGGAGCTTCAACTGGCGGGACGAGCCGATCAGCCTCAGCGCCAAATCCGACAAACCGACCGAACTGTTCGGTGGCTCGTTGTCACCATTGTCCGTAGAGGTCAAGGCACCGCTGTTCGAGGTCAAGGGCGATGGCACGGCCGGAACGATGGCCAACCTGCAATTGGAAGGGGATTTCTCCTTCAAGACACCTTCCTTGCGCGACTTCATGTCATGGCTCGACGTCACCCCCATTCCCGGGGATGGTCTGGGAGAGGCGTCACTCACGGCGCGGGCCAACTTTGCGGGCGAGTCGGTTGCCTTCTCCAACATGTCCCTGATGCTGGACAAGAACCGCGCCGACGGAGCCGTGCAACTTGATTTCCGACGCGACCGCGCCCTCATTCAGGGTACGCTGGCTGGTGATGAGCTCGATCTCTCGCCTTACCTGGTCGCGCGGGAAGAGGGGGGCTCCCCTCTTGATCAACCACTGACCCCCGATGATTTGGGACGGGCCGATCTCGACATCCGGCTTTCCGCCAGCAAGTTGACGCTGGGCAACCTGCATTTTGGCCGCACCGCCGTGGCGCTGGTCACGCGGGACAAGCAACTGTCCTTCTCGCTTGGTGAGGCCTTCGTTTATGGCGGACGCATTGAGGCCAGTCTTGATATGCGCCCTGCAAAGGCCGATCCCCGGCGTGTCAGCGCCCATCTCAGAGGCAAGGCAAACGGACTTCTTGCCGGGACCTTCTCAAGAGAGGTTCTGCAACGGGACTTCATGACCGGCACGACCGTGGCCGAGGTTGATCTTCAGGGCGAGGGACGCAATCTCAGGGAACTTGCTCACGCCGCTCAGGGCTCCCTTTCGGTCGTGCTGACCGATGGGGAATTGAGCCGGTTCGATCTCAATGGCTTTCAGGATGCTCTCGAACTCAACGATGACATTGACGCCACCGCGCTCCTTTCTCGCAATTCGAAATTCGACGTGCTCTCTATCCGAGGCCGGATGATTGATAATGCCATCGGCGTTGAAGGCCTGCGTCTGACATCCGGCAACCGGGCCATCATGGGCACCGCCGATCTCGACTTCAATGACATGACGCTCAACTTCCCCGGCACGCTTGCCCTTTATCGCAATGCGGATCCGGCAAGCCAGTCGACGGAGGATCCTGTTCAGCAGTTCAATTTCCGCCTCAGTGGGCCCCTGATGAACCCGGTGTTGAAACGCCGGGCGAAGACGGATGGCAATGGGGTAGGGGAGCCGGAAATTCGCGTGCCGGGCGTGCCAACCATGCAGCAGTCTGAAACGCAGAAACCTGAAATTGACGACAAGTCTGCCTCGGATCTGAAGCCCGCCACTGATGAGGGGGTGAAGGACGCGCCTGCGGTGCCACCATCCTCCACGCAGCCCGGTCCTGTCGCCGGTCCCGATGCGCCTGTCGAGATCTCGCCGCAACCAACCACGCCTCAGCCTGCCGCCGCACCGAAAGTCGATCAAGACAAGAAAACAAGTCTCGAACAGTCGGTGGGAGACGCCGCCCGCCGCACGCTGGAGAAACTCTTGTCGCCATCTGAAATTGAGCCGCCAACAGGTGAGAGTGTCCAGCAGGCATCGGGAGATTTGTCGTTAACAAAAAGTTTTCGGCTTTCTGGCTAGGATGAACCGAACGACTGGTCTGGAATTCTTGTTCGGGAATTCGCCGGGACAACAACAAGACGATGGAAAGAGGAGACGATCGGTGCGATTTGCTTCCATGCTATCCAGTTTGGGCAAGGCCCTGTTCGCATCTCTCGTGACAGGCACCCTGTTGGCTGTTGTCGGCATCACCACGCGGGACATTTTTCCCGGCATGTCCATCTATATCGACCAGCTCACCGACGCCGTGGAATTGACCATCAACTGGATTGTCATCTGGGCCGTGCCGAATACATTGCTGGGCATGGTCGTGATCATGCCGATCTGGCTGATCCTGATCCTCTTTGGCCCCAAGTCCTGACCGCGTTCAAATCACCTAAAAAGCAGGCTCACGCATCGCCGCGTTTGGAAGGGTCGATCCACCGCTCGAGAACTTGTGTCTGGCTGACATTGTAGCCGAGCGCGTCATAGAAGGAGAGCACCTTCTCATTACCCGTGCGCACCATGAGCTGCATTTTCCAGCCGCCCTGCGCCAAC
Protein-coding regions in this window:
- a CDS encoding DUF922 domain-containing protein — protein: MLCFAAFLFSPPADARVRVSNRTEVRDYRVHGETAGELVSYMKRRPFRGDYGPAMANIRPRYTLRTATSKTARGCRISELSLDIRFIMTLPKAIDSHRHSSSTRQAWRGFRAFAKRHEEGHRKIYLSCARRYASKVLLLPPTLSCSSIERQARRMLREQEKACDIQHHAFDRREFRRVPSLSLFRQARQERGRLYQRASQRRLAERKQQGFGRKASWFPVRK
- a CDS encoding AsmA family protein encodes the protein MKPTTRIRILWAILAFLAIAVGLAAASPYLINTRVAKKEISKQISDWVGLPVRVRGETVMTVFPYLTVKLKQVEVQSSLGPGEPPLVSMDTLRAEMYWLPLLFGNFEVRRFNLDKPIFEFARNKDGKSSWDMTGGSIVAPASDSGRLTLAENITLGSFRIAGGKLHFRDEASDRDESLSDIALTFEWPSTEERATVKGSFNWRDEPISLSAKSDKPTELFGGSLSPLSVEVKAPLFEVKGDGTAGTMANLQLEGDFSFKTPSLRDFMSWLDVTPIPGDGLGEASLTARANFAGESVAFSNMSLMLDKNRADGAVQLDFRRDRALIQGTLAGDELDLSPYLVAREEGGSPLDQPLTPDDLGRADLDIRLSASKLTLGNLHFGRTAVALVTRDKQLSFSLGEAFVYGGRIEASLDMRPAKADPRRVSAHLRGKANGLLAGTFSREVLQRDFMTGTTVAEVDLQGEGRNLRELAHAAQGSLSVVLTDGELSRFDLNGFQDALELNDDIDATALLSRNSKFDVLSIRGRMIDNAIGVEGLRLTSGNRAIMGTADLDFNDMTLNFPGTLALYRNADPASQSTEDPVQQFNFRLSGPLMNPVLKRRAKTDGNGVGEPEIRVPGVPTMQQSETQKPEIDDKSASDLKPATDEGVKDAPAVPPSSTQPGPVAGPDAPVEISPQPTTPQPAAAPKVDQDKKTSLEQSVGDAARRTLEKLLSPSEIEPPTGESVQQASGDLSLTKSFRLSG
- a CDS encoding GNAT family N-acetyltransferase; translated protein: SAMTGFDGHRGYVYYLSVSPDHQGMGLGRSMMKAAEDWLLAQGGWKMQLMVRTGNEKVLSFYDALGYNVSQTQVLERWIDPSKRGDA